From Halanaerobiales bacterium, a single genomic window includes:
- a CDS encoding DsrE family protein codes for MEKANKLYILWTNGDPITSKKMVNMYAKNSLIHGWWEEVTLIVWGKPAQLIAENEEIQKQIKENIEAGVKMTACKACADQLGVSEKLEELGIELRYWGEPLTNVLKNDEKLITI; via the coding sequence ATGGAAAAAGCAAATAAGCTTTATATTTTATGGACAAATGGTGATCCTATTACTTCAAAAAAGATGGTAAATATGTATGCAAAAAATAGCCTTATTCATGGTTGGTGGGAGGAAGTTACCCTTATAGTATGGGGAAAACCAGCTCAATTAATTGCAGAAAATGAAGAAATTCAAAAGCAAATCAAAGAAAATATTGAAGCAGGAGTAAAAATGACTGCCTGTAAAGCCTGTGCTGATCAATTAGGTGTTAGTGAAAAGCTAGAAGAATTAGGAATTGAACTTCGTTATTGGGGAGAGCCTTTGACAAACGTATTAAAAAATGATGAAAAATTAATTACGATTTAA